The Ipomoea triloba cultivar NCNSP0323 chromosome 14, ASM357664v1 region TGTGTTTTTTTACTGATGTGCAGATCTAATCGTTGAAGTCTGCTCCCGCCATCCTGATTGAATATAAACCAGCCTAGAGTTTACCTTAGATAAACCAGCTTGATTTCTGAATTGGGGATTTAGaattttacaaataattttcCATGTTTCCTATATGAAATCTTTTCGAATGCGTCGAATCCGTGTCCTCCACTCTTTCTCTGTTGTCTTTCTTTACTGGTTCTATGTGTTTTCATGAACTGCCCCCTCATTAGTGTTCCTGCCTTCCATTCTGCTATCTGCAAAATCCTAATTTCCATTCTCAAACTTATTGGTTAGACTTCTGAGCCAGGCTTCATAATTTCTCTCAAACCTTTAATCACTCCtgttttgaaataaaatttgtcTTGATTTGGGACTACACAAGAGACAAAGGAATGTCTTCTGTGCAACAGCCAGCGAGTTCAGGTTCATCCTCTGATCTGGATCAGCGATATGCAATGTATgatgaaaagaaaaggaagaggATGATATCAAACCGTGAATCTGCCAGGAGGTCACGGATGAGGAAGCAACAGCATGTTGAGGAATTATGTAGCCAGAGGACTCTGCTGGAGAATGAGCAGAGTATTAGTAAGCAGCAAATTGAAACTCTCTCTGATGGGCTTGCCAGGCTTTCTGCTGAGAATGATGTTCTCAGGGCCCAATATGCAGAACTGGCGGATCGTTTGCAGTCGATGAATTCCCTTCTTCTATTGGTGGCAGAGGTCAATGGGACTGTGGTGGATATCCCTGAAATTCCAGACGTTTTGCTTGAGCCATGGCAGCTGCCTTGCCCAACTCTACCCATTGCTGCATCCGCTGATATGCTCCAGTTTTGAAATCTTGTGCTTCTAATGTTGTTATCAACCATTCTGCCCTGCCTAGGCAGCTCTTTGTCATTCTTTTTTTGTGGTTCATGGTTTTCAGACTGTCGAGTCTTTCATTGTCATTATGCTTTTGTGTCTTAGTATTACCTTTAAGATGTCTACTGGTGTGATGTTCCAGTCTAGGTGTTTTATGTTGTGCATAGCTCTTGTTTTCTTGGACCATCAGAGTTCTTGTATCAATTATGGCTTGTGATCACCTATGCAGATCTGTTGTGAATTTAATGTACGCTAGTTTTATTTGGAAGTTGAAACTAGTGTTTATTTGGAGTATTACATATTGTTGTGCAAAATATAGTATGGTTTTTTCTTTAATGGTAACAAAATACAATACTAATTAGGCATAGAGAAGTTCCAAGTATTTGGAATAACGATGAGAAGCCACAAATGGAAGAACAACTGAAATCACACCCATGAGAAATCATACGATATGGAGTAACAATTATTCAAGGATAGAtcaagtagtagtagtagttcaTAATAAGGAAGGGTATATCTATCCAGCCAGCATTCCAGCAACGCAACGCAACGCAACAGATAAAAGTGGAAAGCAAGCAATAGGGAAGGGGGgatctaatttaattaattatcatagGTGCGGCACTCGTCGGTCTCGGGGTTATCCTTGCAGTAATTCTCCAAAGGATCTGAGTTAGCCTTTTGCCTGTCCCTGGCGTGGCTTGCAGCAGCGCTGAGCTCCTCCACCTCATCCCAAGCTGCCACGCACTCTCCGCTAGCTGGGTCCTCCGCGCATGTTTGCTCTGCATTTTTCACGCTCTCCGCTACTTTATCTGAGAGTTTATCAGGTGCGGCAGCCACTGGGCGGAATTGTTTGGGCCTCTTCCAAAGCCAAAGGGGGTTGTTTAGGCGGCATGGAGCTTGCCCGTTTTGCGAGTCTGATGCCTTGCCCAACACTCTGCGGCTTGTGATGTTGCTGCTGCTGATCCCAGATATGGTTGCCATGCTTGTTGGCAACTCGATCTGCTAATGCTAGTAGGGGATTGGATAGCTAGGTAGCGCGATGAGGTTCTCTAATCTCTAGCACTGACCTGATGAGTAGATATTATTTGCAGCAATGTTGCATCCGTTCACTATTTATAATCCGTGAGTTGCGCATATATCTTTCATTTCTGGTCACACATTTCTTATCGTTTATCTACTTATTGTAGACGTCCACGTTGCAGTCAATGTTTAATCTCCCCCTTGCGACCCAATTACGGGACAAAATGTTAAccagattgattttttcatacaaaAGGAGGTTCAAACTCTCCTCAATTAAGGAGAGAGAGGATTAAAACTTTTGACCTCTCTTAAAATATAAGAGTTTCCTAttactcacgccaaccaagctagTTAACGTTGCGATTATTTGACACGGTAAAACCAAGTGTTTAACATAATTGCCAATCTTCTTCTTCGTATTATTCCTATGAACTTGAGCTGGGCTCATGTAGTTTGTTTACACTTTATTATTGCTtatctaaatataataaaaataagaatattacaacatttttttaaagaaaaaaaaagtgggacTTGCTTGTAATAAAAACAACATACAGTAGTGAGTGTCCCATTAAATGcaactataaataaataaataaatactccgtatatggtTTCAATGAGAGTGGTGCTTCTTTGGTCGACCTTGGGGCACTGGAGAATCATCTCTTTTCAAGTCCTCAGGTTTACGTGCCCATATAGGCGCTTGATCAGGGCCATAGCGGTAATCGTAGAAAAGCTCCTCACTTGCTTCAATACGGTCCTTTGCAAATATGCCAACCCGGTGATCACCCGCTACCAGCATtacctatacatacatatataaaccaTCCTCCACTCAGCCCAGCTATGAtcatttcaacatttttttaaatatcacaACAGACTCAATGAACCAACCTTGGCATAACAATTTGGATTCGACGAGTGATTTGCAAATTTCAGCTTATCTCCTTTGCGGTATGCATCAAGCACGAACTGCATCAACCCACaaacttaataatatatttttaacctGAATACATTACTTTATCCAGTGATTTTTATCAACTCTATAGTAACCTGGTCATTCAAGTCGAAAAGGAAGGAGGAATTTGCCCGGTCATAGATTTTCCCACGCTTATCCGCTTCTCGATGTGAGATCAACTCACCCGTATATTCCCCCAGGTAATCATTTTTGTTGACAGGATTCTACAGCAATTTTTTAATGTAACATATTACTTAAACAGACGACAAGGGAGTGGCAAAGTGAGTTGAGAAAGGGTTGTGTACCTTCAGAAAGGCACCCCATCCAGCTACATCAGATTTTGCCAAGAGGATCTGTGTCAAGATTTAGAACAAAAAGGATGAAGATAGTCAAAGAAATATATGTAAACCAAACATCtcacatgtatgtatgtatgtatgtatgagtCACCCGTTGTTGCTGCCTCAGAAGCAGCCTCATGTTACCACATTGACCATCTCCTTGTCTAGGAGGTTCACCCAGTGAAGCATCCCCACAGCTGCACATtcaaaaccgaaaaaaatattaatcacCAATGTACAAGAGAAATGATGATCAACACTCAACAGTGGGACTACTACATCCATTCTCTTTTTTATCTGTCTTCTATTGTCATTCATTACCTAACCCAACAATTTCGGCAAACATCTGGATCACATTCTCGTCCAGCAGCAAAGCATGGGCATTGCCGACTTCTGCATTGACTCTTTGCACAGTGGCACCCACGGAACCGATTTTTACAGCTTTTTGAACACCTGAAATGTCCACTACATGAATAATGCacactccctctctctctctcttaagtAAAACACACTAGGTAAGGCTTCATTAAACAAacaagaagagtgtaaagctAAATGAGCAACAAGTATGTATGCTAAACATACCCACAATATTTTTCACAGCAAGTACTATTCTGTAAACAAGGGCATTGCTTTCCACACATAAATTGGCATCCACATGGAGTATATTGTTTACAGGACTGATTTTTCCCATCTGCAATTCTTCTCCACATTGATGGATGACCAGCAGACTTTGATGAATACTTGAGCTTCCGAGTTCTCCCTCTTCTACGAAGCAAACGAGATCTACCTGGCATATCTGACACctaaccaatatatatatatatatatatatatatatatatatatttaagtggTTTTAAATTTTACTAAGCTAAAAGACTTGCCTTGACCGTAAAAAGAGGGAGCAGAAAGAGAAGATCACAAACCATTCGATCCATTAGAGCTTTCCCGTTGTCTCCAGGAAAGAAGCATGAAATGCCAGATGATCCATGGTGTGTTGCTGCTCCATCATTGCACATGTAACTTGATACTTCGATACAAGTTTTCAAGCCAGGGAGTAAGTTCCTGGCTATGAGGCAGCTGCAAACCATAATAATTATGCTTAACTCAACtacatgattttttaaaattattatttggaaAGTTATCAAACTGCATGATTTCAAACATATCAAACTTCAATAAAGGCAAAATACTATTAAGAAACTactatttaaattaattgagtCCATGCTGGAGTCTGAAGCCCAAATAACAGACATGATAACTAAAACGAAAGAATATTGTAAACTATTCAGCTGAGCTATTGTCAATGAGGCAAGTAATtccattttgatttaattattttcttaaaatgcTGGAGCTATTAGAAAGCACAAAATATACTGTTTTTAGCCAAATCCAAGGAAAAAGATGAATGAATGACAATTCAGAACACTTGCCTGTTTCTGCCAAATATCTCAACACCCTTCAAATATAATTCTTTCTCAAGTGGTTTCCAGTCAGAGATCCCAAGCAAGCCTTTACCAAGTATTCTTCTAAAACTGGAACTTGGATTCCTGTTAGGAGTGCCATCAGTTGCTGCTTCTTCAATTCTCTCATTGGCCTCAGTATTGTCTCCAGAAATACTTAGAAGACAACTAGACTCTGACGAATGCTTATGTGACTCATCAACATCATCAGTGATCACCTTCGGCTCATTTATATCAGATACACATTCTGCAGGCAGGCTAACAACACTAGGAACTGACAACTTTAGTTTCTTATTGCAAGAATCTTGAAGTTCATCAGAAACCAGTTTCTCATTTTCTGGAATTATGTATGTGGGTTCTAATGCTTTACGCTTCAAATTGCTGTCAGTATGTTCACCTAATATGACAAGTAGACACCTGAGTCAATGATCAGGTGGCAACCTTAAACTTTCATACACAGACAAGAAAATAGACATGAAAATATCCTGAGGGGGGAGAAAGGGAAGGCAACTCGCATTCATTAAAAGAATCACGATTTTCACTTCTACCTTGCTCTCTGGTATTGAGACAGACCAAACTCCTAGGTTCTTCTAAAATCTTGCTTTCAGATCCACCCGGTAGATCTGTGGCTTGATCTCCATGCAGGTCTTTGGAAGCTTTTAACTAAAAAGAACAGAGAGAGGTATTCCCCCATGAAGAGTTGCAAAACTATGTCAATAAAGTAGACTGTGCAGTGGAGTGAAGTAAAAGCAGTTGCTCAGGAAGAGCCAATTAAGATACATTGCATCACTAGCATTCCTAGGCCATTTCCTCTAGGCAGTACTTCATAACACCCTTCTGTTCCAAAACATTCCACTCACATTTCAATCTCTCTTCTTAGAATTTGTAGGTAGAGAAATTTCCCAACCACAGCAAGACAGTTCCACTTTTTCcattagaattttaaaaaaataaaaaataaaaaaatcttgttACATTGAATAGCATACatgaataataacaataagCCAAACCTGAAGATAGCACTGGTCACTGCAAGGTTTGCCGCGAGCTTCATTGTCAGGAGAGTATGACTGCTTCTCACTCTGGCAGGTGAAATATTTTTCAGACTTGTTAAatgaaaaaaccaaaaaattttacaaataagATGTGGAAGAGGGACCCACATACAGCATCAATGAGAACTTGAGAACAACCATGTAGACGGCAGTCAAACACCTGGATGCC contains the following coding sequences:
- the LOC116004606 gene encoding histone-lysine N-methyltransferase EZA1, translating into MSSNSSDSSPKSRKSSGEHSNDTVRALMLRINQLKKQIQSERSLSVKANVEENKERLETHLSQLVVLTASRTDASTFENENNGLGKMLSSRIENPLCKVSGLIQESGERDCASGQEVVTVTTAKLPFVDKLPPYTTWIFLDRNQRMAEDQSVVGRRRIYYDQHGSEALICSDSEEENAETEEKKHDFSEGEDRILWMVSQEFGLSEKVLNILTQFIGGSTSGIQDRCSILEGKYTETEQNLKDFGEKGSERNLLLEKSLSTALDSFDNLFCRRCLVFDCRLHGCSQVLIDASEKQSYSPDNEARGKPCSDQCYLQLKASKDLHGDQATDLPGGSESKILEEPRSLVCLNTREQGEHTDSNLKRKALEPTYIIPENEKLVSDELQDSCNKKLKLSVPSVVSLPAECVSDINEPKVITDDVDESHKHSSESSCLLSISGDNTEANERIEEAATDGTPNRNPSSSFRRILGKGLLGISDWKPLEKELYLKGVEIFGRNSCLIARNLLPGLKTCIEVSSYMCNDGAATHHGSSGISCFFPGDNGKALMDRMVSDMPGRSRLLRRRGRTRKLKYSSKSAGHPSMWRRIADGKNQSCKQYTPCGCQFMCGKQCPCLQNSTCCEKYCGCSKSCKNRFRGCHCAKSQCRSRQCPCFAAGRECDPDVCRNCWVSCGDASLGEPPRQGDGQCGNMRLLLRQQQRILLAKSDVAGWGAFLKNPVNKNDYLGEYTGELISHREADKRGKIYDRANSSFLFDLNDQFVLDAYRKGDKLKFANHSSNPNCYAKVMLVAGDHRVGIFAKDRIEASEELFYDYRYGPDQAPIWARKPEDLKRDDSPVPQGRPKKHHSH
- the LOC116004562 gene encoding calvin cycle protein CP12-1, chloroplastic-like → MATISGISSSNITSRRVLGKASDSQNGQAPCRLNNPLWLWKRPKQFRPVAAAPDKLSDKVAESVKNAEQTCAEDPASGECVAAWDEVEELSAAASHARDRQKANSDPLENYCKDNPETDECRTYDN
- the LOC116004561 gene encoding bZIP transcription factor 53, giving the protein MSSVQQPASSGSSSDLDQRYAMYDEKKRKRMISNRESARRSRMRKQQHVEELCSQRTLLENEQSISKQQIETLSDGLARLSAENDVLRAQYAELADRLQSMNSLLLLVAEVNGTVVDIPEIPDVLLEPWQLPCPTLPIAASADMLQF